The following proteins come from a genomic window of Paenibacillus spongiae:
- a CDS encoding LacI family DNA-binding transcriptional regulator — translation MTTIKDLAKAAGVSITTVSRALNGYPDVSEKTRNRIKRLADELSYRPNAQAQSLVLKKTKTIGVIMSELKSSNGKNSLPFEVLCGINDRASELDYDIILFSTNPKKQSKKTYSDLCRERSVDGAILQGLKINDIYLKEVLTQSLFPCVLIDIPLAGDWVGHVTTDNINGAREAIRHLIRLGHRRIAMINGYNEADVSHQRLAGYMLALQEAGIPYDALLVWDGRFSEEGGEAAMNEIIEKHPDVTAVFCSSDLMALGAMQAAERAGLSIPDSISLIGYDDISLAAYCSPKLTTIRQEKYELGYQAAQLLIDMLEGRQVRHKVMLENVLVVRESTARHP, via the coding sequence ATGACAACCATCAAAGACCTTGCAAAGGCAGCTGGAGTTTCCATTACCACAGTGTCGCGTGCGTTGAACGGCTACCCGGATGTCAGCGAGAAGACGAGAAACCGGATCAAGAGGCTGGCCGATGAGCTGTCCTACCGGCCCAATGCTCAGGCGCAAAGCCTAGTGCTGAAAAAAACGAAAACGATCGGCGTCATCATGTCGGAGCTCAAATCGTCGAACGGCAAAAACTCGCTCCCGTTCGAGGTGCTCTGCGGCATCAATGACCGTGCCAGCGAGCTGGACTACGATATCATTCTGTTCAGTACGAATCCGAAGAAGCAGTCCAAGAAGACATATTCGGATTTGTGCCGGGAGCGAAGCGTCGACGGGGCGATCCTTCAAGGATTGAAGATCAACGATATTTACTTGAAGGAGGTCTTGACTCAATCGCTATTCCCCTGCGTATTGATCGATATCCCGCTTGCGGGAGACTGGGTCGGCCACGTCACCACGGATAACATCAACGGAGCGAGGGAAGCGATCAGGCATTTGATCCGTCTCGGACATCGGCGAATTGCGATGATCAACGGCTACAACGAGGCGGATGTCAGTCACCAGCGATTGGCGGGATACATGTTAGCGCTGCAGGAGGCCGGAATTCCATACGATGCGCTCTTGGTTTGGGACGGACGATTCAGCGAAGAGGGCGGAGAGGCTGCGATGAATGAAATCATCGAGAAGCATCCTGACGTTACCGCCGTATTTTGTTCGAGCGACTTAATGGCGCTCGGAGCGATGCAGGCAGCTGAACGCGCCGGTCTCTCCATTCCTGATTCAATCTCGCTCATCGGCTATGACGACATCTCGCTTGCAGCCTATTGTTCCCCCAAGCTGACGACCATCCGCCAGGAAAAGTACGAGTTAGGCTATCAAGCTGCCCAATTGTTGATCGATATGTTGGAAGGGCGGCAGGTGCGGCATAAGGTCATGCTGGAGAATGTGCTTGTTGTCAGAGAAAGTACGGCTCGACATCCGTAA
- a CDS encoding phytanoyl-CoA dioxygenase family protein, protein MKISHEEISNRTLNPETVREAADQVRVNGFVVLEGMLSKEKVSGLHAVFMNLFEAHIAKTESNRGKNRTQMFLPFEGPFIDPEIVTNPFALPIMEELLGKDCAIKYFASDTPLPGSDYQAVHSDMKALYPESSVTLPTTGVVLNIPLVDFRADNGPVEIWPGGTHLIPENANRPEHIQKLAQQMHSEPVIMPAGSLLIRDIRMWHRGTPNQSDAARPNLAMVYFRSWFHTEPKIAIPRTTYESLSERAKQLFRFEHIYE, encoded by the coding sequence ATGAAAATCAGCCATGAAGAAATATCAAACCGCACCTTAAATCCGGAAACGGTCCGGGAAGCGGCCGATCAAGTGCGCGTTAATGGTTTTGTCGTGCTGGAAGGCATGCTTTCGAAGGAGAAGGTAAGCGGGCTTCATGCGGTATTTATGAATCTCTTTGAAGCGCATATCGCCAAGACGGAATCGAATAGGGGCAAGAACCGGACGCAGATGTTCCTGCCGTTCGAAGGGCCGTTTATTGATCCGGAAATTGTTACGAATCCTTTCGCGCTGCCGATCATGGAGGAGCTGCTCGGCAAAGACTGCGCGATCAAATATTTTGCGTCGGATACGCCGCTGCCAGGCTCCGATTATCAGGCCGTTCATTCCGATATGAAAGCGCTGTATCCGGAATCGTCCGTCACGCTTCCGACAACCGGCGTCGTGCTCAACATTCCGCTGGTCGATTTCAGAGCGGATAACGGCCCGGTAGAGATCTGGCCGGGCGGAACGCATCTCATTCCGGAGAACGCGAACCGGCCGGAACATATTCAGAAGCTTGCGCAGCAGATGCATTCGGAGCCTGTTATCATGCCTGCGGGATCGTTGTTGATCCGGGACATTCGCATGTGGCATCGGGGCACGCCGAACCAGTCCGATGCCGCCCGTCCGAACCTGGCGATGGTTTATTTCCGCTCCTGGTTCCATACAGAGCCCAAGATCGCGATCCCCCGTACAACGTATGAATCGCTTAGCGAGCGGGCAAAGCAGCTATTTCGTTTTGAACATATTTACGAATAG
- a CDS encoding phytanoyl-CoA dioxygenase family protein, which produces MKISAEELTAGKLSPETVELAANLIQVNGHVIFEKVLPDELVKTLFDRYIEILEPYLEEHHDEVYNPKNGFNDGTNHIRLYLPFEKPFIDESIIAHPFVMQMIDRLLGEDSVMHYFATNTSLPGGQKCQPVHADTGSMFGTRCAMNLPISNLIVNFPLVDTTEDNGPMEIWPGGTHLLPDYWYGPKAYSKEKLAEHMHSIKGLMPAGSIMIRDDRMWHRGTPNRSGTPRPNIAMIYAPADRAPMHATIQIPEETYKQLSPRAQRLLRKEKIGHPVAPPKH; this is translated from the coding sequence ATGAAAATTAGCGCTGAAGAACTTACGGCAGGGAAGCTGTCCCCGGAAACGGTAGAGCTGGCGGCAAATTTAATTCAAGTAAACGGTCATGTCATTTTCGAGAAGGTGCTGCCCGATGAACTGGTCAAGACGCTGTTCGACCGGTATATCGAGATTTTGGAGCCATATCTGGAAGAGCATCATGATGAAGTATATAACCCCAAGAACGGATTTAACGACGGCACCAATCATATCCGATTATACTTGCCGTTCGAAAAACCGTTTATTGATGAATCCATCATCGCTCATCCGTTTGTGATGCAAATGATCGACCGGCTTCTGGGCGAAGATAGCGTAATGCATTATTTTGCAACCAACACGTCGCTTCCCGGCGGACAGAAGTGTCAGCCGGTTCACGCCGACACAGGTTCGATGTTCGGCACAAGGTGCGCCATGAATTTGCCGATCTCCAATCTGATCGTTAACTTTCCGCTCGTCGACACGACGGAGGATAACGGACCGATGGAAATATGGCCGGGCGGGACGCATCTGTTGCCGGATTACTGGTACGGGCCGAAAGCTTACAGCAAAGAAAAGCTGGCTGAGCATATGCATTCCATCAAAGGGTTAATGCCGGCTGGCTCGATCATGATCCGTGATGACCGCATGTGGCACCGGGGCACACCGAATCGTTCGGGCACTCCGCGTCCGAACATCGCCATGATCTATGCGCCTGCTGACCGTGCGCCTATGCATGCAACGATTCAAATTCCGGAAGAGACGTATAAGCAGTTGTCTCCACGAGCGCAGCGGCTTCTTCGCAAGGAGAAGATCGGCCATCCGGTTGCACCGCCTAAGCACTGA